ATATGGGGCTCGGAAAAACCGTGCAGAGTATCGCCTATATTTTATCAGAGCCAAGTGACAACCCGCATTTGATTGTTGCGCCGTCTTCGGTGTTATACAACTGGAAAAATGAATGTGAGAAGTTCGCGCCGGATTTAAAGGTGGCTATTCTAACCGGGACACCACTGGAGCGGGAGAAAATGATTGAAGAATTTTCGTATATGGATGTATGGATTACGTCCTATGCAACACTTCGTCAGGACATTGCCATGTATCGGGAAAAGACATTCCAGACCTTAATTTTGGATGAATCACAGTATATTAAAAACTATGCTACGAAAACATCCAAAGCGATCCGGCAGATTCAGGCAAGTCGCAGGTTCGCACTGAGTGGAACACCAATTGAAAATTCAATTGACGAACTGTGGGCAATTTTCCAGGTCATTTTACCAGGATTGATGCCGGATCAGCGCACTTTCAAACAACTATCGCATGAAAAAATTGCATCCTTGACGAAGCCGTTTATTTTGCGTCGCTTGAAAAAGGATGTATTAAAGGAGTTGCCTGAAAAAATTGAGTCCGTCCATGTTTCCGAGCTGACACAGGACCAGAAAGAATTGTATCTTGGTTACCTGCGTCAGCTGCAGCAGGAAACAGCTCAGTCCATGAAAGAAGGCGGATTTAATCAGAACCGGATGAAAATCCTCGCCGGGTTAACGCGACTGCGACAGATTTGCTGTCATCCATCGGTATTTGTGGAGAATTATCAGGGCGAGTCAGGCAAACTGAACCAGCTGATGGATACGGTTCGCAATGCCATCGCCAATGGTAAGCGCATGCTGATTTTCTCGCAATTTACTAGTATGCACGAAATCATTATAGAGCGACTGCAGCAGGAAGATATCGATTATTTTTATCTGCATGGGCAAACGGCTTCACAGGATCGTGTTGAAATGAGTGAGCGGTTTAATAATGGTGAGAAAAGTGTATTTCTTATTTCACTGAAGGCGGGAGGAACCGGATTGAACTTAACCGGAGCGGATACCGTTATCCTGTATGATCTATGGTGGAATCCCGCAGTTGAGGATCAGGCGACAGGTCGCGCTCACCGGTTCGGGCAAAAAAATGTCGTCCAGGTTATTCGTCTGATTACAGAAGGTACAATTGAGGAAAAAATATACGACCTGCAGCAGAAAAAACGTGAACTGATTGATCAGGTCATCCAGCCTGGTGAAACAATGCTGTCGAGCCTCAGTGAAGATGATGTACGGGAGCTTCTTAGTATATAGTCGTGTTGAACGTTTGGCCGGTTTCTAAATAGGTTATTAGTATAGTAGAAGGTTTTTACTTGATAATAAAGGGGATGGTCAAATTGGTCCGTGTATTCAAGGGGTTCGCAAAATTTATCGTATCCAACTTTGCCGTAATACTAGCCATCATACTACTCCCTATATTCCTGGTAACCGATTCCGTAACATTCTTCGACGATATCGTGAATTACTTATTTGGCAACCATAAATCTTAGAAAAAACCAGATATCCGCGATATCTGGTTTTTTCTGTACTTTTATTACTGATTCAACTGAAACAACTTCCTTGGACGGCCTTTTACATAAGGCTTTTCTTCACCGACTACTCTAATAACGTTGCCTGCCAGGAGTTTTTTAACCGTTCGTTCTGCACTGCGCTTTGTTACCCGGTAATAACTGGCGATGTCATTGGATGAAAATGGTTCGTTATTTCTAATCTCGATAAAGTCAATGAAGTTATAGGATAACTCATTATTAAGTTTTGCCCGATGAATTAGTGACTGGTACAGCTCTGAGGTATTAAATTCTTTTTCAACCCCGAGCGGACCAATTGTATCCCGGCGTTCATTCACGATGTAGCATGTCCCTCCGTCGGATCGTTCACACGCTTCGAGTGCCATCTTTGCGTTGTCCTCTGCCTGTTTTGCAGTCAGTCCCAGGCCAAATCCGATATCAACCGAAGTATTCAGTGCTTGTTCCATTTCCTTAAGTAACGGAAAATCCCGGTAGTGATTAGTGATATGGTCCAATATTCCGCGTGTCCCGAATAATACGAATTGATCATTTCCATTTGATAAAACCGATGCATATGTTTTTTGGGAATACTTTAATAGGATTTGATGGAGCTTCAATAGTAATTCCTGTGCATGAAAATCGCCTTTTTCCGATTTGATTGAATCAAAGTCCTTGATGCGAACGTAGCCAGCGACTATTTGGGCGCTTTTCGACTGATTCAGTGTTGCAATTGATTTGGCTCTTTCAACTGCCCGTTCAAGGTTAAGCTTTGGAATTTGCATAATACTGGTGGGGATGCCTTTCGCCTTCAATTTTAATTCAACCTCATCAATGGATGTCAGCACATAGTCTGTTTTGCCCGCGTTCCAAAGGTCTTCATGGTGGCTGACAATCCGGTCGATTTCAACTGAATCGTCATGTCCGAAGCTATATGTATAAATTTCCTCACCACTTATTTTTATTTCATTCAGTACCTCATCTACATTTGTGCTGTCAAGTACATCAATGGACAGGCGATTGAGTTCCTGATTTTGATAGTTTCGTACATGGTAAAATGAAGTAAGAATCATATACTCATCAAAATCCACCTGGACTGCCGGAAGCCTTTTCTTGTCTATTTTCTCTTTGGCATACAAATAAGGCAAAGATCCTGCAAATAAATAAATATCGCACATTATTGCTTTTTCTACCAAATCCGCTGTTTCTTTTGCCTCGGAATAGACAAATGGAAAGATTTCGATATCATCCTGGTCTTCAACATAGCTGTATATTCTGTCAATTAACGCTTCACGGCCAAATACAGCAATCTTTGTTTTCACAAATAGTCCCCCTAAAAAATGATATTGTCATAGGTTTACATTTTGGATTAGAATCAAATAATTAACGATATATTTAGCGACTTCATTCGTTAATCTCTATCATAATACGGAATTTTCTTAATATTGTCAAGAAGGAAACATAGGAAAGTTATGGAAACTATTAATATAGGCTTATATTGTGGTATTCTTTCAGTAAGAGCAAAGGTATCGGAGGGTAGAATATGATTCAATTATTGGAAAAACTGCAAATAGATATCCCTGTCATTCAGGCTGGAATGGCCGGTGGAATTACAACTCCTGAAATGGTAGCTGCGGTTGCAGAATCAGGTGCGCTAGGGACAATTGGAGCAGGATATATGAGTGCTCCCGCATTAAAAAGTGATATTTTAGCGGTGAAGCAGTTAACGGACAAGCCATTTGCTGTAAATCTTTTTGCAGTTAATCTGGAGGCGTTTTCCACTGAGGTAAATTCTATGCAGCAATTGTTAAATAAATACAGGGAAGAACTCGATCTCGATCCAGGGGAAGATTCAGTAAAGGTTCACGACCATTTGCAGGAAAAAGTCTATGTGATTTTGGAAGAAAATATCCCGATTGTCAGCACAGCGTTTGGTGTATTGCCGTCCGTCTTAATTGAGCGGTTAAAAGAAAATCATGTGACCCTGATTGGCATGGCAACCAACCTGGATGAAGCAAGAAAACTTGAAGAAGCGGGATATGATGTCGTTGTTGCCCAGGGAAATGAAGCGGGCGGACACAGAGGGACATTCGATGTAAACAAATACCCGGATGGATGTAACATCGGCCTGCATGTGCTTGTGCAGGAATTGGTTGATAACATATCCATACCGGTTGTGGCAGCAGGTGGTATTCATTCTAAGAATCAGGCTGATGCACTTATGGTCTTAGGGGCTTCAGGTGTTCAGCTGGGCACACGGTTTCTTGTGGCAAAAGAAGCAGGGACAAATGCTGCTTATTGCCGGGAACTCATTAAAGCCAAAACAGGTGACACCGCTATTACGAAAGTATTTTCCGGACGGCCGGCACGTGCTATCCAGAATCGTTTTATAAAAGAGGTGGGGGAGAGCGGTATAACGCTGTTACCATTCCCAATCCAAAACCAGTTGACCAAAGATATCCGTTTTGCCGGGAAAGAATATGCAGTAGCTGATATGCAATCACTATGGGCAGGCCAGGGTGTTGGTGCAATTGATAAGGAAGAATATGTTTTTGATATTATACGTTCTCTTGTTGAAGAGACATAGGGACAGGCTCCTTGTCTCATTCACGTTTCAATACGGAAACTGCTAATACCTTAAAACGAGGCTGCCCAAATCTGGGACAG
The genomic region above belongs to Virgibacillus doumboii and contains:
- a CDS encoding NAD(P)H-dependent flavin oxidoreductase: MIQLLEKLQIDIPVIQAGMAGGITTPEMVAAVAESGALGTIGAGYMSAPALKSDILAVKQLTDKPFAVNLFAVNLEAFSTEVNSMQQLLNKYREELDLDPGEDSVKVHDHLQEKVYVILEENIPIVSTAFGVLPSVLIERLKENHVTLIGMATNLDEARKLEEAGYDVVVAQGNEAGGHRGTFDVNKYPDGCNIGLHVLVQELVDNISIPVVAAGGIHSKNQADALMVLGASGVQLGTRFLVAKEAGTNAAYCRELIKAKTGDTAITKVFSGRPARAIQNRFIKEVGESGITLLPFPIQNQLTKDIRFAGKEYAVADMQSLWAGQGVGAIDKEEYVFDIIRSLVEET